From a single Nostoc sp. MS1 genomic region:
- the dapB gene encoding 4-hydroxy-tetrahydrodipicolinate reductase, producing the protein MTNQAPIPVIVNGAAGKMGREVVKAIAQAPDLNLLGAIDRSPEHQGQDAGELAGLSEPLEVPITDQLEPMLGYVAGERKGPPGVIVDFTHPDSVYDNVRSAIAYGIRPVVGTTGLSPAQIHDLADFADKASTGCLIIPNFSIGMVLLQQAAVTASQYFDHVEIIELHHNQKADAPSGTAIQTAQLLGELGKTFNPAIVEETEKIAGARGSLAGEGIRIHSVRLPGLIAHQEVIFGAPGQIYTLRHDTSDRACYMPGVLLAIRKVLQLKSLVYGLEKIL; encoded by the coding sequence ATGACTAATCAAGCTCCTATTCCAGTGATTGTTAATGGTGCGGCTGGCAAAATGGGACGTGAAGTGGTGAAAGCAATAGCCCAAGCGCCAGACTTAAATTTATTAGGTGCAATTGACCGCAGCCCAGAACATCAAGGTCAAGATGCTGGGGAATTGGCGGGTTTAAGTGAACCGTTAGAAGTTCCCATCACAGACCAACTAGAACCAATGCTGGGTTATGTGGCTGGTGAAAGAAAAGGGCCGCCAGGGGTGATAGTAGACTTTACCCATCCTGATTCAGTTTATGATAACGTCCGTAGCGCGATCGCCTACGGTATTCGTCCAGTTGTCGGCACTACCGGGTTAAGTCCAGCACAAATCCACGATTTGGCTGATTTTGCCGATAAAGCTAGCACCGGTTGTCTCATCATTCCTAACTTCTCCATTGGCATGGTATTACTCCAACAAGCTGCCGTTACTGCATCGCAATATTTTGACCATGTAGAAATAATCGAACTCCACCACAACCAAAAAGCTGATGCACCTAGTGGAACTGCAATTCAAACAGCACAGTTATTAGGAGAATTGGGTAAAACTTTTAACCCTGCTATTGTGGAAGAAACGGAAAAGATAGCTGGAGCAAGAGGTAGTTTAGCTGGCGAAGGTATTAGAATACATAGCGTGCGCCTACCTGGACTGATAGCCCATCAAGAAGTAATTTTCGGTGCGCCAGGACAAATTTATACATTACGCCACGATACAAGCGATCGCGCCTGCTATATGCCAGGAGTCCTGCTTGCGATCCGCAAAGTCTTACAGTTAAAGTCGTTAGTATATGGTTTAGAAAAGATCCTATAA
- a CDS encoding precorrin-8X methylmutase, producing the protein MKWHVTDAQSLAIIDSEIGDHVLSPAEYEIVRRVIYATADFEYKSLIRFSERALQAGAAALAARTTIVVDVPMMQTGIAYNIQNTFANPVYCSTEALTRPQTDKTSASWGIETLAKRYPEGIFIVGQAQTALTTLVDLIEAEEINPALIIATPAIFLDDEDYKRRLQDSLVPNITVDDRKGNAVVAAAIADGLIDLAWQAYGKNS; encoded by the coding sequence ATGAAATGGCACGTAACTGATGCTCAAAGTTTAGCAATCATCGATAGCGAAATTGGCGATCATGTATTATCGCCGGCAGAATATGAGATTGTCCGGCGGGTAATTTACGCTACGGCTGACTTTGAGTATAAGTCTTTAATCCGGTTTTCTGAACGTGCTTTGCAAGCCGGGGCAGCAGCATTGGCGGCACGGACTACAATTGTTGTGGATGTGCCGATGATGCAAACAGGTATCGCCTATAATATTCAAAATACGTTTGCTAATCCAGTATATTGCAGCACTGAAGCTTTAACCCGTCCGCAAACAGATAAAACTAGCGCCTCCTGGGGAATTGAAACTTTAGCTAAACGCTACCCAGAAGGCATTTTTATCGTAGGTCAAGCACAAACTGCATTAACTACATTGGTAGATTTAATTGAAGCAGAAGAGATTAACCCGGCTTTGATTATTGCTACCCCTGCAATATTTTTAGATGATGAAGATTATAAAAGACGGTTACAAGATTCCCTTGTACCCAACATCACAGTTGACGATCGCAAAGGGAATGCAGTTGTAGCAGCTGCGATCGCCGATGGATTGATAGACTTAGCGTGGCAAGCTTATGGGAAGAATAGTTAG
- a CDS encoding prevent-host-death protein — MNWEVTKAKQKFSDLINAVAEETQLIYDQNQLVAVVVEAEVFQEFLAWRKQQKKPSVADALKELRQIMEEENYTLEIPPR; from the coding sequence ATGAATTGGGAAGTTACCAAAGCCAAACAAAAATTCTCCGATTTGATTAATGCTGTAGCCGAAGAAACACAACTGATATATGACCAGAATCAACTGGTAGCTGTTGTAGTTGAGGCTGAAGTTTTTCAAGAATTTTTAGCTTGGCGCAAGCAACAAAAAAAGCCGTCTGTAGCTGATGCTCTTAAAGAATTGCGTCAAATCATGGAGGAGGAAAACTACACTTTAGAAATACCTCCACGCTAA
- the uvsE gene encoding UV DNA damage repair endonuclease UvsE, translated as MAATQLNNLPSTVQLAENTQPELGLVCITFDKQVRFRTMTRTRYLQLSLSERESGLREIYLHNLQRLHDALTFCQNNNIRLYRIPSGVFPLSDMEDQIGAKILAEINADLGQIGIRAQSLNIRMVLHPDQFVVLSSDSSEVVKNSIKILEDHAHIFDLLGLPRSPWSLMNIHGGKSQRSEQLVKVIANLPENIKNRLTLENDEYAYSAEEIFTVCQQAKIPMVFDAHHHICHENLDSYDDSSVTAMFNAARETWAKPEWQLVHISNGEQAFKDRKHSNLITDMPSVYRQAPWIEVEAKQKEAAIAHLRSWWLMGE; from the coding sequence ATGGCTGCAACCCAGTTAAATAACCTGCCTTCAACAGTGCAGTTAGCAGAAAACACTCAACCAGAGTTAGGGCTGGTTTGCATTACATTTGATAAGCAAGTGCGCTTTCGGACAATGACGCGCACACGTTATTTACAACTCTCCCTCAGTGAACGTGAAAGCGGCTTGAGAGAAATATATCTGCATAATTTACAGCGTCTACACGATGCCCTAACATTTTGTCAGAACAATAATATCCGTCTATATCGCATTCCTTCAGGTGTATTTCCCCTCAGCGATATGGAAGACCAAATTGGGGCAAAGATATTAGCAGAGATTAATGCTGATTTGGGTCAAATTGGTATACGCGCCCAATCTCTCAATATTAGAATGGTTCTACATCCAGACCAATTTGTAGTTCTCAGTTCCGACTCGTCCGAGGTCGTAAAAAACAGTATTAAAATCCTAGAAGACCATGCCCATATTTTTGACTTACTAGGCTTACCTCGTTCCCCTTGGTCCTTGATGAACATTCACGGTGGTAAATCGCAACGTAGCGAACAACTAGTCAAAGTTATCGCTAACCTACCAGAAAATATCAAAAATCGCCTCACACTAGAAAATGACGAATACGCCTACAGTGCCGAAGAAATTTTCACAGTATGCCAACAAGCAAAAATCCCAATGGTATTTGATGCTCATCATCATATATGCCACGAAAACTTAGATAGCTACGACGATTCCAGCGTTACCGCCATGTTTAACGCCGCCAGAGAAACGTGGGCAAAACCAGAATGGCAATTAGTCCATATTTCCAACGGCGAACAAGCCTTCAAAGATAGAAAACACAGCAATTTAATCACCGATATGCCCAGCGTTTACCGCCAAGCACCTTGGATAGAAGTAGAAGCCAAACAAAAAGAAGCAGCGATCGCCCATTTGCGGTCATGGTGGCTTATGGGAGAATAG
- a CDS encoding phosphate ABC transporter permease — MLVPLTRQKLEQLMPLIATGPQYKHYWGKFSNFLQRLLISIVTVVAVLLIRGVFGLDFGLLVFLFGVFGAFFWLWYPVLQASLRNAKSRRYKYGGFFRGRIIDWWITDKLMGKQETVNSKGELVIVENREKRINIEVGDDTGFSIELEAPLKPFHKAIARGQIAEMIVLSNSADLSRIEEFSDVYIPSRDIWVSDYPVLRRDFFNEVSDRLREDRQDRPRRRRRSGER, encoded by the coding sequence ATGTTAGTACCACTGACTCGCCAGAAACTTGAACAACTAATGCCTCTAATTGCTACTGGCCCTCAGTATAAACACTACTGGGGAAAGTTTTCTAATTTTTTGCAACGCCTGTTAATTTCTATAGTCACAGTAGTTGCAGTTTTGCTAATTAGAGGGGTTTTTGGTTTAGATTTTGGACTTCTCGTCTTTTTGTTCGGAGTATTTGGTGCATTTTTTTGGTTGTGGTATCCCGTACTTCAAGCTAGTCTCCGCAATGCAAAAAGCCGCCGTTACAAATACGGTGGCTTTTTCCGTGGTCGCATCATTGATTGGTGGATTACAGACAAATTGATGGGTAAACAAGAAACCGTTAATAGCAAAGGGGAATTGGTAATTGTTGAAAACCGAGAAAAACGCATCAACATTGAGGTAGGCGATGATACAGGTTTTAGTATTGAGTTAGAAGCACCACTAAAACCTTTTCATAAAGCTATAGCCCGTGGTCAAATAGCGGAAATGATTGTACTGTCAAATAGCGCTGATTTGAGCAGAATAGAAGAATTTAGTGATGTTTATATCCCCAGCCGCGACATCTGGGTAAGCGACTACCCTGTTCTGCGGCGAGATTTCTTTAACGAAGTCAGCGATCGCCTACGTGAAGACAGACAAGACAGACCCCGCCGCCGGCGAAGGAGTGGGGAGAGATGA
- a CDS encoding Hsp70 family protein, with amino-acid sequence MAIAIDFGTSNTVIARWNPVTQQSETLTLPGLSIQQSLNPPLIPSLVYVEDANQGNILAGQQVRDRGLDLKGDARFFRSFKRGIGADIQGFLPELDGQIVTFEQVGQWFLTEVIQQLAPQEGGLDSLVLTVPVDSFEAYRYWLGKVCQALPVEQVRMLDEPTAAALGYGLADQEILLVVDFGGGTLDLSLVQLNKPTQANTKPVGFLLKWGNKSLAEDSKQKTKTARVLAKAGQNLGGTDIDNWLVDYFAKNKGLAVSPITTRLAERVKIQLSTQTQASEVYFDDENFETYELELNRETLENILREHAFFEQLDDAMANLLQQARRQGIEQTDINAVLLVGGTVQLPAVQTWVKQYFEPETIRCEKPFEAIAQGALQLSQGVEIKDFLYHSYGVRYWDRRNQRHSWHPIIRAGQAYPMIQPVELVLGASLENQPSIELILGELGAETGGTEVYFDGDHLITRRLDNNVTSVKPLNDKEGARTIAQLTPPGFPGSDRIKILFQVDEQRFLRITVEDLLTNDTLLENQLVAQLS; translated from the coding sequence ATGGCGATCGCAATTGATTTTGGTACAAGTAACACAGTAATTGCCCGTTGGAACCCCGTTACCCAACAAAGCGAAACCCTCACCTTACCGGGCTTATCCATCCAACAAAGCCTTAATCCCCCCCTCATTCCCAGCTTGGTGTATGTAGAAGATGCCAACCAAGGTAATATCTTAGCAGGGCAACAAGTACGCGATCGCGGTCTTGACCTCAAAGGTGATGCGCGATTTTTTCGTAGCTTCAAACGGGGTATCGGCGCTGATATCCAAGGCTTTTTACCAGAACTTGACGGACAAATTGTCACCTTTGAACAAGTAGGACAATGGTTCCTCACTGAAGTCATTCAACAACTAGCACCCCAAGAAGGCGGCTTAGACTCCTTAGTCTTAACTGTACCAGTTGACAGTTTTGAAGCTTATCGTTACTGGCTGGGTAAAGTCTGCCAAGCCCTACCTGTGGAACAAGTGCGAATGTTAGACGAACCCACAGCCGCCGCCTTGGGTTATGGTTTAGCAGACCAAGAAATATTGTTAGTAGTTGACTTTGGTGGCGGGACATTAGATTTATCCCTGGTTCAACTAAATAAGCCTACACAAGCTAACACCAAACCTGTAGGTTTCTTGTTGAAATGGGGTAATAAATCTTTAGCAGAAGATTCCAAACAAAAAACTAAAACTGCCCGTGTCTTGGCAAAAGCTGGGCAGAATTTAGGCGGTACAGATATTGACAATTGGTTAGTAGATTACTTTGCCAAAAATAAAGGATTAGCAGTCAGTCCTATTACAACAAGACTAGCAGAAAGGGTAAAAATTCAACTATCAACGCAAACCCAAGCTAGTGAAGTTTATTTTGATGATGAGAATTTTGAAACTTACGAATTAGAATTAAACCGCGAAACTTTAGAAAATATCCTCAGAGAACACGCCTTTTTTGAACAATTAGATGATGCAATGGCTAATCTATTGCAACAAGCACGCCGCCAAGGAATTGAACAAACAGATATTAATGCAGTTTTATTAGTTGGGGGAACAGTACAGCTACCCGCCGTGCAGACATGGGTAAAGCAATATTTTGAGCCTGAAACAATCCGTTGTGAAAAACCATTTGAAGCGATTGCTCAAGGTGCATTGCAACTATCCCAAGGTGTAGAAATTAAAGATTTTCTCTATCACAGCTACGGTGTACGCTATTGGGATCGTCGTAACCAACGCCACAGTTGGCATCCCATTATTCGCGCCGGACAAGCCTACCCCATGATCCAGCCTGTAGAATTAGTCTTAGGCGCTTCCTTAGAAAATCAACCTAGTATCGAGTTAATACTGGGCGAACTAGGCGCAGAAACAGGCGGTACAGAAGTTTACTTTGATGGCGATCACTTAATTACCCGCCGCCTGGATAATAATGTTACCAGCGTCAAACCCCTCAACGACAAAGAAGGCGCAAGAACCATAGCCCAACTCACACCGCCTGGATTTCCTGGGAGCGATCGCATTAAAATCTTATTTCAAGTTGATGAACAACGCTTTTTAAGAATCACTGTTGAGGATTTATTAACTAATGATACTCTATTAGAAAATCAATTAGTAGCACAGTTAAGTTAA
- a CDS encoding TPM domain-containing protein, giving the protein MQSRFWRRILVSITVFFLAGSLWGLHSPSALAYDNPDLLPKFFTPVVDLAKTLPDPQEDKLVKEIEQFEADTGWKLRVLTQYDRTPGRAVINYWGLDDKSILLVADSRGGNILSFSVGDAVYELLPRTFWIELQTRFGNLYFVREQGEDQAILQALDSVKGCLLKGGCNVVPGLPREQWILTLITSIIGGIICGFAAQPRTEGQVFAWQWALIFSPLWGILFIAFGIGPVVTRTSDWLPLVRNISGFLIGALVAYLSPVFSRPSSSTNS; this is encoded by the coding sequence ATGCAGTCTCGTTTTTGGCGACGGATTTTAGTATCTATTACAGTATTTTTCTTAGCTGGGTCACTATGGGGGCTACACTCTCCCTCGGCGCTGGCTTACGATAATCCTGACTTATTACCTAAGTTTTTTACCCCAGTTGTAGACTTAGCTAAGACATTACCTGACCCACAGGAAGATAAGTTAGTTAAGGAAATAGAACAATTTGAGGCAGATACTGGCTGGAAACTGCGAGTATTAACGCAGTATGACCGTACCCCAGGTAGGGCTGTGATTAATTACTGGGGATTAGATGACAAAAGTATTCTCTTAGTCGCTGACTCCCGTGGTGGAAACATCCTCAGTTTCAGCGTTGGTGATGCAGTTTATGAACTCTTACCCAGGACTTTTTGGATAGAATTACAAACCCGTTTTGGCAATTTGTATTTTGTCCGAGAACAAGGTGAAGACCAAGCAATTTTACAAGCCTTAGATTCAGTTAAAGGCTGTTTACTCAAGGGTGGTTGTAACGTTGTCCCTGGTTTACCCAGAGAACAGTGGATTTTAACCCTAATTACATCAATCATTGGTGGGATTATTTGCGGTTTTGCAGCACAACCTCGCACAGAAGGACAGGTTTTCGCTTGGCAATGGGCTTTAATTTTCTCACCTTTATGGGGAATATTGTTTATTGCCTTCGGTATCGGGCCTGTGGTGACACGTACTAGTGATTGGCTACCTCTAGTCCGTAACATCTCTGGTTTCTTGATTGGTGCGTTGGTGGCTTATTTATCTCCTGTTTTTAGTCGTCCGTCATCTAGTACTAATTCTTAG